One region of Culex pipiens pallens isolate TS chromosome 2, TS_CPP_V2, whole genome shotgun sequence genomic DNA includes:
- the LOC120416715 gene encoding general transcription and DNA repair factor IIH helicase subunit XPB, whose translation MGPPKKSSKKDRPSSSSAAGSSTGGFVENKWKKRRPEDDAYSSLANDDDDSSMDGAGGEFVPGAASKNAEKNDDGIGEDEYGAKDYRSQMQLKPDNASRPLWVAPNGHIFLESFSPVYKHAHDFLIAISEPVCRPEHIHEYKLTAYSLYAAVSVGLQTHDIIEYLKRLSKCTVPDGIQEFIRLCTLSYGKVKLVLKHNKYFVESPHPEVLQKLLKDPVIQSCRLRRTNDEGEGFITQTMEKKGITAFGTTKIGATTVVPAAEAEKPAEPENAAPVPDDITNFYDKMDNEEEEEEANFNTVSFEVNQEKIEVLQKRCIEIEFPLLAEYDFRNDTINADINIDLKPAAVLRPYQEKSLRKMFGNGRARSGVIVLPCGAGKSLVGVTACCTVRKRALVLCNSGVSVEQWKQQFKMWSTADDSMICRFTSEAKDKPMGCGILVTTYSMITHTQKRSWEAEQTMRWLQEQEWGIMVLDEVHTIPAKMFRRVLTIVQSHCKLGLTATLLREDDKIADLNFLIGPKLYEANWLELQKRGYIARVQCAEVWCPMAPEFYREYLVTKTSKKMLLYVMNPQKFRACQYLIRYHEKRGDKTIVFSDNVFALKHYAIKMNKPYIYGPTSQNERIQILQNFKFNPKVNTIFVSKVADTSFDLPEANVLIQISSHGGSRRQEAQRLGRILRAKKGAIAEEYNAFFYTLVSQDTLEMGYSRKRQRFLVNQGYSYKVITHLAGMESDPDLFYKTREEQGQLLQQVLSASDMDCEDERIPGEGGAPRPGGSKRTGGLSSMSGADDAVYMEFRKKKEHLHPLFKKFRG comes from the exons ATGGGTCCACCGAAGAAATCTTCGAAGAAGGACCGCCCTTCGAGCAGCTCGGCCGCGGGTTCCAGCACGGGTGGCTTCGTGGAAAATAAGTGGAAGAAGCGCCGTCCGGAAGACGATGCGTACTCGTCGCTGGCGAACGATGATGATGACAGCAGCATGGACGGAGCCGGGGGTGAATTTGTGCCGGGAGCGGCCAGCAAGAACGCGGAGAAAAACGACGACGGAATCGGGGAGGACGAGTACGGGGCGAAGGACTACCGGTCGCAGATGCAGCTGAAGCCGGATAATGCGTCGCGGCCGCTGTGGGTCGCGCCGAATGGGCACATATTTCTGGAGTCGTTTTCGCCGGTGTACAAGCACGCGCACGACTTTTTGATTGCGATATCTGAGCCGGTTTGTCG tCCGGAACACATCCACGAGTACAAGCTGACGGCGTATAGTCTGTACGCGGCCGTTTCGGTGGGGCTGCAAACGCACGATATCATTGAGTACCTGAAGCGACTCAGCAAGTGCACTGTCCCCGACGGTATCCAGGAGTTTATCCGGCTGTGTACGCTATCGTACGGCAAGGTCAAGCTGGTGCTGAAGCACAACAAGTATTTTGTGGAGAGTCCCCATCCGGAGGTGCTGCAGAAGCTGCTGAAGGATCCGGTGATTCAGTCGTGCCGGTTGCGGCGAACCAACGATGAAGGGGAAGGGTTTATCACGCAAACCATGGAAAAGAAGGGAATTACGGCGTTTGGGACGACCAAGATTGGGGCGACGACGGTGGTGCCCGCTGCGGAGGCGGAGAAACCGGCCGAGCCGGAAAATGCTGCTCCGGTTCCGGACGACATTACGAACTTTTACGACAAAATGGACAACGAGGAAGAGGAGGAAGAGGCGAATTTCAACACCGTTTCGTTTGAGGTGAACCAGGAGAAGATTGAGGTGCTGCAGAAGCGTTGCATCGAGATTGAGTTCCCGCTGTTGGCGGAGTACGATTTCCGAAACGATACGATTAACGCGGACATTAACATCGACTTGAAGCCGGCAGCTGTGCTGCGTCCGTATCAGGAGAAGAGTCTGCGGAAGATGTTCGGAAATGGACGTGCCCGTTCGGGAGTTATTGTGTTGCCTTGCGGTGCCGGTAAATCTCTGGTTGGGGTTACGGCCTGTTGTACGGTGCGCAAGCGTGCCCTGGTTCTGTGCAACAGCGGAGTTTCGGTGGAACAGTGGAAGCAGCAGTTCAAGATGTGGTCCACCGCCGATGACAGCATGATCTGTCGATTCACCTCGGAAGCCAAGGACAAACCGATGGGTTGCGGCATCCTGGTGACGACGTACTCCATGATTACGCACACCCAGAAGCGTTCCTGGGAGGCGGAACAAACGATGCGCTGGCTGCAGGAGCAGGAGTGGGGCATAATGGTCCTCGATGAGGTGCACACCATTCCGGCCAAGATGTTCCGTCGAGTGTTGACGATCGTGCAGTCGCACTGTAAGCTCGGACTGACCGCCACTCTGCTTCGTGAGGACGACAAGATTGCCGACCTGAACTTCCTCATTGGGCCGAAGCTGTACGAAGCCAACTGGTTGGAGCTGCAGAAGCGAGGCTACATCGCCCGAGTTCAGTGCGCCGAAGTGTGGTGCCCGATGGCTCCGGAGTTTTACCGCGAATATCTCGTCACGAAGACGTCCAAAAAGATGCTGCTGTACGTAATGAACCCGCAAAAGTTCCGCGCCTGTCAGTATCTGATCCGCTACCACGAGAAACGTGGCGACAAAACGATCGTCTTCAGCGATAACGTGTTCGCCCTCAAGCACTACGCCATCAAGATGAACAAACCGTACATCTACGGCCCCACCTCTCAGAACGAGCGAATCCAGATCCTGCAGAACTTCAAGTTCAACCCCAAAGTGAACACCATCTTCGTGAGTAAGGTTGCCGACACCAGTTTCGATTTGCCCGAAGCGAACGTCCTGATCCAGATCTCCTCGCACGGAGGTTCCCGACGTCAGGAGGCGCAACGTCTCGGCCGTATTCTGCGCGCAAAAAAGGGCGCCATCGCGGAAGAGTACAACGCGTTCTTCTACACGCTCGTCTCGCAGGACACACTCGAGATGGGCTACTCGCGCAAGCGTCAGCGGTTCCTGGTGAACCAGGGCTACAGCTACAAGGTGATAACGCACCTGGCCGGCATGGAGAGCGATCCGGATTTGTTCTACAAGACGCGCGAGGAGCAgggccagctgctgcagcaggTTCTGTCGGCGTCCGACATGGACTGCGAAGACGAGCGCATTCCGGGCGAGGGGGGAGCGCCGAGGCCGGGCGGGTCGAAGCGAACCGGCGGGCTCAGCTCGATGTCCGGCGCGGACGACGCGGTGTACATGGAGTTCAGGAAGAAGAAGGAGCATCTGCATCCGCTGTTTAAGAAGTTTAGGGGATAA
- the LOC120416717 gene encoding zinc metalloproteinase-disintegrin-like 2d, which yields MKFSVVILMITVSMAVNGDPNPNFRQIHPTVHRNSNASVTSVRFYLNDTFWQLELEPKTYPETVRVNFVLNGTNSENDLNVPNFHYQGVVLGKPLSKVAVSICNGDHIQGEVFDGTDVYGLTYYDGQYVTRYPQEAGNSSNGISLYAGKKPETPPVRIAMGIVVDKTVFKEHDQSPEKGIDFFFSIVNILNALLAKFNIVLDLTRIENWTDKDYIEMNSSSDVLLPRFNKYINSQMLGRDSVDFVVLYTANLSTEGVSIRGSMGSRRGSGSVVITNFHDVVVTAHTTLHELLHLIGVGHDQGGEDFLMAVKTNIFANAMVSKDSIAELNAAMPKILDRLLQKHQQWTPISTGEQSGGPSFDLETEKGLAWWQISLIVFGVLCLIVAVATVILICKRRLSQAQAVDRPGDCKN from the exons ATGAAGTTTTCGGTTGTAATACTGATGATTACTGTGAGCATGGCAGTAAATGGAGACC CCAACCCAAATTTCCGGCAAATTCACCCAACAGTGCACCGAAACTCCAACGCCAGTGTGACATCGGTTCGCTTCTACCTGAACGACACGTTTTGGCAACTGGAGCTGGAACCCAAGACATACCCAGAGACCGTGAGGGTAAATTTTGTGCTGAATGGCACAAACTCTGAGAATGATCTTAACGTCCCAAATTTTCACTATCAG ggaGTTGTCCTCGGAAAACCCTTGTCCAAAGTTGCAGTCTCGATCTGCAACGGTGACCACATTCAAGGGGAAGTGTTTGATGGGACGGACGTGTACGGCCTGACTTACTACGATGGACAGTATGTCACGCGGTACCCTCAAGAGGCTGGCAATTCGTCGAACGGG ATAAGCCTCTACGCTGGAAAAAAGCCGGAAACGCCTCCCGTTCGTATCGCGATGGGCATAGTGGTCGACAAAACTGTGTTCAAAGAACATGATCAAAGTCCCGAAAAGGGGATTGATTTCTTCTTTAGCATTGTAAACATCCTCAATGCTCTGCTGGCGAAATTCAACATCGTGCTCGATCTTAccagaatcgaaaactggacCGATAAAGATTACATCGAAATGAACTCGTCAAGCGATGTACTGTTGCCCCGATTCAACAAGTACATCAACAGCCAGATGCTTGGTCGGGATTCGGTTGACTTCGTCGTCCTCTACACGGCGAATTTGTCGACCGAAGGAGTGTCCATACGCGGATCCATGGGCTCACGACGCGGTTCCGGTTCGGTCGTTATTACGAATTTCCACGATGTGGTTGTCACCGCACATACCACGCTCCACGAATTGCTGCATCTGATCGGAGTTGGACACGACCAAGGCGGTGAAGATTTTCTCATGGCGGTAAAAACCAACATCTTCGCCAATGCAATGGTGAGCAAGGACAGCATAGCTGAGTTAAACGCTGCCATGCCGAAGATATTGGATCGACTGCTGCAGAAGCATCAGCAATGGACGCCGATCTCTACTGGGGAGCAATCCGGTGGACCAAGTTTTGATCTTGAAACGGAGAAAGGTTTGGCTTGGTGGCAAATCAGCCTCATTGTATTTGGAGTGTTGTGCCTAATTGTAGCTGTCGCAACGGTCATCTTGATCTGTAAGCGTCGACTATCGCAAGCGCAAGCTGTGGACCGTCCCGGAGATTGCAAAAACTGA
- the LOC120416718 gene encoding chromosome transmission fidelity protein 8 homolog: protein MPVYIRNPNAEGDIEEWCIVELQGDLEVRGDRMMDGQFIGDLLYNKYGQPILIIGHHILQGRCQKIDKPLLVMEKCSTRGKQQQQQRTQDDDEDNETMLDVSQVSHLDSSIASSNRTVLDSTVAVEHKTVPKTEYLVRAVVRQKVLFKARPKPIIANVAKSV, encoded by the exons ATGCCGGTTTACATAAGAAA TCCCAACGCCGAAGGCGACATCGAGGAATGGTGCATCGTGGAGCTGCAGGGTGACCTGGAGGTTCGGGGCGACCGTATGATGGACGGCCAGTTTATTGGCGATCTGCTGTACAACAAATACGGCCAACCG ATCCTCATCATCGGTCACCACATCCTGCAGGGCCGCTGTCAGAAGATCGACAAACCGCTGCTGGTCATGGAAAAGTGTTCCACCCGgggcaaacaacaacaacaacagagaactcaggacgacgacgaggacaacGAAACCATGCTGGACGTGAGCCAGGTCAGCCACCTGGACAGTTCGATCGCGTCCTCCAACCGAACCGTGCTCGACTCTACGGTGGCGGTGGAGCACAAAACCGTCCCCAAGACGGAGTACCTGGTGCGGGCGGTCGTTCGGCAAAAGGTTCTTTTTAAGGCGCGGCCAAAGCCAATCATTGCGAACGTAGCTAAGAGTGTGTGA